Proteins from a single region of Synechococcus sp. WH 8109:
- a CDS encoding AarF/ABC1/UbiB kinase family protein — protein MMAQELGDFIEAAGLLEYDPAAITRIYAGHPKRLIRRLWQTLVPIGLLLLGVAFDWIFQLLKDEERARARARECAELLVDLGPAFIKAGQALSTRPDIVPPLLLEELAQLQDQLPGFDSGLAMACIEEDLGAPVDDIFEQLDREPISAASLGQVHKGILKGGARVAVKVQRPGLREQITLDLYIVRNIAAWLNSNIGLIRSDLVALIDELGRRVFEEMDYLNEASNAETFAELHQHNPRIAVPTIYRNATSRRVLTMEWIDGVKLTNLDAVRELGVDPDDMVEVGVNCSLQQLLEHGFFHADPHPGNLLALEDGRLCYLDFGMMSEVSRESRTGLIQAVVHLVNRNFGKLSKDFVTLGFLAEDVNLEPIVPAFEKVFSHALEAGVNRMDFKAVTDDMSGVMYKFPFRVPPYYALIIRSLVTLEGIALSVDPNFKILGAAYPYFARRLMEDPDPQLRQSLKEMLFDGDAFRWTRLENLVSSAASQAQLDLEALLDQLLDFLFSPKAGLLRDQLVTATVDRLDALGWSTMQRLGRRLPKRLQPSALGQTPPGLSDPLMQLEPVRELIQVLQSLPGFTPELLLRRMPRVLNEPDTRRMGFKVAQGLAERGVVRLVRVAAGVPA, from the coding sequence ATGATGGCTCAGGAGCTCGGGGATTTCATCGAGGCCGCAGGGTTGCTCGAGTACGACCCGGCCGCCATCACACGTATTTATGCCGGCCATCCCAAGCGGCTGATCCGCCGGCTCTGGCAAACCCTCGTACCCATAGGCCTGTTGCTGCTGGGCGTCGCCTTCGACTGGATCTTCCAGTTGCTGAAGGATGAGGAACGGGCCCGGGCTCGAGCTCGCGAATGCGCTGAACTTCTCGTGGATCTTGGTCCCGCCTTCATCAAGGCCGGCCAAGCGCTCTCCACACGACCGGACATCGTCCCCCCGCTGCTGTTGGAGGAACTGGCCCAGCTCCAGGACCAACTGCCCGGCTTCGACAGCGGCCTGGCCATGGCCTGCATCGAAGAGGACCTGGGTGCACCGGTGGATGACATTTTCGAGCAGCTGGACCGGGAACCGATCTCAGCCGCCTCCTTGGGTCAGGTGCACAAGGGAATCCTCAAGGGTGGCGCCAGGGTGGCGGTGAAGGTGCAGCGCCCGGGGCTGCGAGAACAGATCACCCTGGATCTGTACATCGTGCGAAACATCGCCGCCTGGTTGAACAGCAACATCGGATTGATCCGCAGCGACCTCGTCGCCCTGATCGATGAACTGGGGCGACGGGTGTTCGAAGAGATGGATTACCTCAACGAGGCCTCGAACGCTGAGACCTTCGCTGAGCTGCATCAACACAACCCTCGCATCGCTGTTCCGACGATTTATCGCAACGCCACCAGCCGCAGGGTGCTGACGATGGAGTGGATTGACGGCGTCAAGCTCACCAATCTTGATGCGGTTCGCGAGCTCGGTGTGGACCCTGACGACATGGTGGAAGTGGGCGTGAACTGCAGCCTTCAACAGTTGCTGGAGCATGGCTTCTTCCATGCCGACCCCCACCCCGGCAATCTCCTGGCTCTGGAGGACGGTCGCCTCTGTTATCTCGACTTCGGGATGATGAGCGAAGTGAGCCGCGAGTCACGCACCGGCTTGATTCAGGCGGTTGTCCATCTGGTGAACCGGAACTTCGGGAAACTCTCCAAAGACTTCGTCACCCTGGGGTTCCTGGCGGAAGACGTGAACCTAGAACCGATTGTCCCCGCCTTTGAAAAGGTCTTCAGCCATGCCTTGGAAGCCGGCGTCAACCGCATGGATTTCAAAGCGGTCACCGACGACATGTCCGGTGTGATGTACAAATTCCCCTTCCGGGTGCCGCCTTACTACGCACTGATCATTCGATCACTGGTCACCCTGGAGGGCATCGCCCTCAGTGTTGATCCGAACTTCAAGATCCTCGGTGCTGCCTACCCCTACTTCGCCAGGCGACTGATGGAGGATCCCGATCCCCAGTTGCGTCAGAGCCTTAAGGAGATGCTGTTCGACGGGGACGCGTTCCGTTGGACCCGTCTGGAAAATCTGGTCTCCAGCGCTGCAAGCCAGGCCCAGCTGGACCTAGAGGCCTTGCTCGATCAACTGCTCGACTTCCTGTTCTCACCCAAGGCAGGACTGCTTCGGGATCAACTGGTGACCGCCACGGTTGATCGGCTGGATGCTCTGGGTTGGTCGACGATGCAACGCCTTGGTCGACGCCTCCCAAAACGACTGCAACCATCAGCCCTTGGCCAGACACCTCCCGGGCTCTCAGATCCACTGATGCAACTGGAGCCGGTGCGGGAGTTGATCCAGGTGTTGCAATCGTTGCCGGGATTCACACCTGAGCTTCTGCTGCGTCGAATGCCAAGGGTGCTCAATGAACCAGACACCCGGCGCATGGGCTTCAAGGTGGCCCAGGGGCTGGCCGAACGGGGAGTTGTCCGGCTGGTGCGGGTCGCCGCTGGAGTTCCCGCCTAA
- a CDS encoding alpha/beta hydrolase → MLPKPFTRSSVLAVAAGLGLSLSCVVQPLHAATEVALVSGAFRRSIPMKEIEHLAETGEATGLLEDLLELSGQDPNEVAQMLNQSLELPLVLTSRLINTRIGEAILRRVARIIHPIYTPEPEVSVPAIRAGVISGLQSEDGLTAVSFLKGYPNAVMAVNLPALFGVIEKAESIAGLVQFFSDSPLDGLKEVQP, encoded by the coding sequence ATGCTCCCCAAGCCCTTCACCCGTTCCTCTGTGCTGGCCGTGGCGGCAGGGCTTGGGCTGAGTTTGAGCTGCGTTGTGCAACCCCTACATGCCGCCACGGAGGTCGCGCTGGTGAGTGGTGCCTTCCGCCGCTCCATTCCGATGAAAGAAATCGAACACCTGGCCGAAACCGGTGAAGCCACAGGTCTGCTGGAGGATCTGCTGGAGCTCTCCGGGCAGGACCCAAACGAAGTGGCGCAGATGCTCAACCAGAGCCTCGAGCTTCCCTTGGTGCTCACAAGCCGTTTGATCAACACACGGATCGGTGAGGCCATCCTGCGTCGTGTTGCACGAATCATTCATCCGATCTACACACCGGAACCTGAAGTGAGTGTTCCGGCGATCCGCGCCGGAGTGATCAGTGGATTGCAAAGCGAAGATGGCCTCACGGCAGTGAGCTTTTTGAAGGGCTACCCCAATGCCGTCATGGCGGTGAATCTTCCGGCTCTGTTTGGAGTGATCGAAAAAGCGGAATCCATCGCCGGTCTGGTGCAGTTTTTCTCCGACTCCCCCTTGGACGGATTGAAGGAGGTGCAACCCTGA